AAATTTTTATCATAAGGTATTGCCGATAAAATATACTCAATAGCATTAACCCTAGCTATAGTTTTTCTATTTGCTTTAATAACTTTAAAAGGAATACCACCTTTCTGAGTATTTTCGAACATTAATTTTTTATATTTGGTATATACATCCCAAAGGTCTTGAGCCTTTTCATCTACTGCCGTCATTTTCCAATGTTTAAGTGGGTCAGTTTTAATATCCTCAAAACGTTCAGCCTGTTCCGATTTAGAGATAGACATGTATATTTTCACCAAGATAATACCTGATTCTGTTATCATACGTTCAAAATCATTAACTTGATTCATGAATATATCATACTGTTTATCTGTGCAAAAACCATTTACCGGTTCAACTACTGCCCTATTATACCAGCTTCTATCAAAAAAAACCATTTGCCCTGCTCTAGGAAACTGATTCACATATCGCTGAAAATACCACTCCGTTTTTTCTTCCTCAGTAGGCTTAGGTAAGGCTACAATTTTAATATGTCTAGGGTTAATCCGTTCTGTAATTCTACGAATAGCTCCACCTTTACCCGCAGCATCTCTTCCTTCAAATACAACAATAATACGCTCGTTATTTTGAATTGCCCAAGTTTGCAGTTTTACCAACTCTACCTGCAGCTTTTTTAATTTTTTTTCATAATTAATAAACCGTAGTGCCTTTGATAAATTGTAAGGTTCTTTAGCCAAAATCGCTAATAATCCTTTATTTGTATTTAATTTTTTAACGTCTAAATCTTTTAAATTATATTTCTCCATAAATCAATAATCAATTTGTTCAGCAGATCTAAAATATCTCATAATAATATTAGGAT
The nucleotide sequence above comes from Aureibaculum algae. Encoded proteins:
- the ppk2 gene encoding polyphosphate kinase 2, producing the protein MEKYNLKDLDVKKLNTNKGLLAILAKEPYNLSKALRFINYEKKLKKLQVELVKLQTWAIQNNERIIVVFEGRDAAGKGGAIRRITERINPRHIKIVALPKPTEEEKTEWYFQRYVNQFPRAGQMVFFDRSWYNRAVVEPVNGFCTDKQYDIFMNQVNDFERMITESGIILVKIYMSISKSEQAERFEDIKTDPLKHWKMTAVDEKAQDLWDVYTKYKKLMFENTQKGGIPFKVIKANRKTIARVNAIEYILSAIPYDKNLKI